From Anopheles coluzzii chromosome 3, AcolN3, whole genome shotgun sequence, the proteins below share one genomic window:
- the LOC120959299 gene encoding uncharacterized protein LOC120959299, which produces MASRQHRTGTHSLAANGAGVRFAIILVCTGLLGVAMACNGGYKIRVKKIENCAGADAIITADENFTVVLTKNCEIKSRGCVRFKDFKTGNAKYTISKDGVQVMQGSTDICDQASRPRRTEHIAELLRSLGVPEKCPISAGQICTEPSQVVNINRFKQYLPLARGAIAVDVAVQHDSGKSCFKIRFDITK; this is translated from the exons ATGGCCTCCAGACAGCACCGCACGGGAACGCACTCACTAGCAGCTAATGGAGCTGGTGTTCGGTTCGCCATCATTCTTGTCTGCACTGGCCTGCTGGGAGTCGCCATGGCTTGT AATGGAGGCTACAAGATACGGGTGAAAAAGATTGAGAACTGTGCAGGAGCAGACGCAATCATTACTGCCGACGAAAACTTCACCGTGGTGCTGACGAAGAACTGTGAGATCAAGTCGCGCGGATGCGTACGGTTTAAGGACTTTAAGACGGGGAATGCAAAGTACACCATCTCGAAGGACGGCGTGCAGGTGATGCAGGGTTCGACGGACATCTGCGATCAAGCGTCCCGTCCGAGGCGTACCGAACACATTGCCGAGCTGCTCCGGAGTTTGGGTGTACCGGAGAAATGTCCTATTAGTGCG GGTCAAATCTGTACCGAACCCAGTCAGGTGGTGAACATCAATCGCTTTAAGCAATATCTTCCTCTTGCTCGGGGAGCAATCGCTGTCGATGTGGCCGTGCAGCACGATTCG GGTAAAAGCTGCTTCAAGATACGTTTCGATATTACGAAGTAG
- the LOC120958530 gene encoding uncharacterized protein LOC120958530, producing MLPTKVYFYALLIVLIVARGSVACKDGFSLKVNKIENCAGPDGVITLSDDTAITLGDDCSLSLQGCVTLKEFNTAAGSVSVSKNGREMFKKQIDACKMGSKIPFVKDFLPGGLCPQSDGQICADPDKKLPMDRFKKMLGIMKGSIGIELNLDHDTGKSCIKMEVEISK from the exons ATGCTGCCCACCAAAGTTTACTTCTACGCTCTGTTGATCGTTCTCATCGTTGCCCGTGGTTCTGTAGCATGC AAAGATGGATTCTCCTTAAAAGTGAACAAGATCGAGAACTGTGCCGGACCGGACGGTGTCATCACGCTGAGCGATGATACCGCCATCACGCTTGGGGACGACTGTTCCCTTAGTCTGCAGGGATGTGTTACGCTGAAGGAGTTTAACACGGCAGCCGGTAGTGTCAGTGTGTCCAAGAACGGTAGAGAGATGTTTAAGAAACAGATCGATGCATGCAAGATGGGATCAAAGATTCCGTTCGTAAAAGATTTCCTGCCCGGTGGTTTATGTCCTCAGAGCGAT GGCCAAATATGTGCCGATCCGGACAAGAAGCTCCCAATGGATCGTTTTAAGAAGATGCTGGGCATTATGAAAGGTTCGATAGGGATAGAGCTTAACCTGGATCACGATACG GGCAAAAGCTGCATCAAAATGGAGGTTGAAATTTCTAAATGA
- the LOC120957691 gene encoding uncharacterized protein LOC120957691: MNSSWRVVVFLGLVILCHSRRAKACNGGYEMIVHSIENCAGEGQIVTIDPKSTVTLMEDCKVKSKATARTVGFKTAMMDVTITKNGLPVLKETVDICANLEEASGNKEAAEIITMFGVPDHCPVAASEIRTDESQTYSLEKYKQHLLVAQGRSIIDVLVKHDKGESCFKIDMEVTSPNLIG; the protein is encoded by the exons ATGAATTCTTCTTGGAGGGTAGTCGTGTTCCTGGGGCTCGTTATCTTGTGCCACTCCAGAAGAGCAAAAGCTTGT AACGGTGGCTATGAGATGATCGTCCACAGTATTGAAAACTGTGCCGGAGAAGGACAGATCGTTACCATCGATCCCAAGTCTACCGTCACGCTGATGGAGGACTGTAAAGTAAAGTCCAAAGCTACGGCACGCACCGTGGGATTCAAGACGGCTATG ATGGATGTAACGATCACCAAGAACGGCCTACCAGTGCTGAAGGAAACGGTCGACATCTGTGCGAACCTGGAGGAGGCGTCCGGCAACAAGGAAGCGGCCGAAATCATCACCATGTTCGGTGTGCCGGACCATTGCCCGGTGGCCGCTAGTGAAATACGTACCGACGAAAGCCAAACATACAGCTTGGAGAAGTATAAGCAACATCTCCTGGTAGCACAGGGTCGTTCGATCATCGATGTGCTTGTGAAACATGACAAG ggTGAAAGCTGCTTCAAGATTGACATGGAAGTTACTTCACCAAATCTGATCGGTTGA
- the LOC125907561 gene encoding neuropeptide-like protein 31: MKLQIVLCVVLLAVLCCCVSAEETAADRTKRHGYPGFGGGYGHGFGGGYGGYGGYGGYGHGYPGYGGGYGLYGGHGGYGLGHGYGGYGGHGYGGYGGYGHGGYGHGGYGHGGYPGGFGGLFG; encoded by the coding sequence ATGAAGCTGCAGATTGTGCTGTGCGTTGTGTTGTTGGcggtgctgtgctgctgcgtGTCGGCGGAGGAAACGGCTGCGGACCGTACCAAGCGGCACGGATATCCGGGCTTCGGTGGTGGATACGGCCATGGATTCGGCGGTGGATACGGTGGATACGGTGGTTACGGAGGGTACGGACACGGATATCCGGGTTACGGCGGTGGCTACGGACTGTACGGTGGTCATGGTGGATACGGTCTCGGCCATGGCTACGGAGGATATGGCGGACACGGCTATGGAGGTTATGGTGGATACGGACATGGCGGCTACGGTCATGGTGGATACGGCCATGGTGGATATCCCGGCGGTTTCGGAGGACTCTTCGGTTAA